In the Diadema setosum chromosome 11, eeDiaSeto1, whole genome shotgun sequence genome, ACTATCTGGTCGACAACCGTCCAGTCCTCATCAGCGGGACGATCTGGAGGAcgccatttcctcatcaaaacacccgactttacatagaaacattCTGGCACTCCCTTCGCCTCATCTACTGTCAATGCACTctctctcaacttcaacaattcctcatcttccatctgtgctttgattaaagctggctgactgaacacaccttcctcccaactttgttctctttcacctTCACTAGTCACCTTTCCAAAGAATGAGTCACcaagagaaatttcactttcagactccTTTCTCTCACGCTCTGCTTCACTTGCTCGAAACCTTGTGATAGCACATGTTGGAAATACTTCTGGGAATTCATCGACGAGTTTTTCAGTTTCCTGCTCGTACACTGGGACTTCAGAAACAACCGGAAGGACACTCACTCACGCGATTACTTGAACatgtatctgtcatttttgaAACACTGCTTTTCACATTTggatgacgctgttcatcacTTACACTTGACTTAACAAAACCATTGGTGGCTGCTTGGTTcggtttctcttttgtttcagcatctgaactgttctgtgtatgtgtgtctgcatggactaaaccatgtgttgctctttgcttttgtttttcttttgcttcattttgttctagcaatcgcctacattcagacttaatgtgacctgttttcccacagaaaaagcatctcacttctttatattgaggccgtggcgattttggtcgctctttctgtgattcagtctttactttatccctgcgttcactactgtgccacttttgagtgtcaggatttctcaactgatcaaatttcctttttccctcaggactttttgttttcactttatgtgtcaactcatactggtcagctgtgactgctgcactctttacatcatgtactcttcgatcttccaaatatgttctcagatctggaggtgtcgatttcttgaactcctccatcaacactatctctctcaaattttcataagtgagatctactttcattgatcgaacccatcgatcaaacataatttctttttctctctgaaactctACGTAGGTCTGTCTCGAACCTCTCCTATATCCTCGAAACTTTTGCCTGTAGGCTTCTGGGACTAACTGATAGGCAAGAAGGACTGCTTCCTTAACTGTGTCATAGTCATTTGCCTCTCCATCCGAGAGAGCCGACACTACTGAATGTgccttgcctgtgagcttttgttgtactatcatagaccaatatttcttctcccactccaaattcctggctattctctcaaaggagaaaaagaaagagtctacatcctcttcatcaaagcgggggactgtgttcgccatttttgcaatgtcgggcgtctttggtctcgacattatagtaacattaggcctatcccctgggATGCTACTGGCCTGGGCCTGGGTCAACTCAATTTGACGTTGCATTAACTCTTGTTCGAGTCTCAGATTTTCtgcctttattttttctttttctaactccaatctagccagttctagttgtgtggaatctaccctcatctcactaggtctagtaatagtagtagcactttgagcagtttttctacctgcactctcaatctcatctgtactctcactctggtctgtgttttcattttctacaccacccagttcaagcttctccaccagaactgcaaagatttctttctttcgactacactctctgatatcagcatctacatgagttgcaacctcaatcaattgggctttcactaaccctctcaatctaccaagagtgacgtctttcacaaactctgcagcatcgaacttggctgccatgattaTTCACATCTAGCTTTCCGACTAGATTTCAAGACTACGTCGCTAACGCAACTGCCTACAGCACACTCCACTGCGTACCGAACTACGAGAATAGTCTAAGCAATTCAGACCTGACAAACACTCGTATATCTCGAGGCCAACTTCCTCGTAAAGCCACATCTAACGATGCTAATCCAAATAACCAGAAAGTGACACACTAATCTGATAGAATGACATAACGGAAACGGTAATACGTACCCTTCCTTTCCAGCAATCAATGCTGCAACCCTGGTATTCAGCTAGCGAGAAGACCAGTACAAGTGCGCAAAACATACTCATCGCATCGCTTCGCAAATCGCACTTCCATTCACAACCACTGCtaacgcagccccattacacatACCGTGCAATGTCACGCAGTATACAATACCGCTACGAACGAACGACACTGTTACGTTCGCTACCCTGTGTACACATCTCACATGAGTGCGAACACTACACATACTGTACCTCCAACGGGCATCAATCATTACAACGATGTACAAAACACCGAAATACTACCAAAAGACAGCTTGTTAATGTGTTCATTTCCCGGACATGTTccccacatgtcatgcaccaacaaaacacccgtcagcaccgacataacatctgtcatacaccgacaaaacattcttggatcagcaccgaatgactgctactgttcacgccatgtttgccaactccaactctcatgtcccgaatggacacttttattccatcccaccctggtttcaccaaggcacatcacggttctccgtcacagTATGTACAGTTGCGAATGAAACACCAATGACTATTTCTAAGGATTTacttatcattttcatacattaATGATGTTGAATGGAAGTGTTTCAGCCAAAATAAGACCTGATAAAGCAGGTAAGTGTGGTTCCTGTTAAAGGGATTTCCGATTATTGGGTGAGCACTGTACTACAAATGTACAACTGTACGTGCAGTACCATGCAATTGATATTAAAATTGGATGGATGCTTCTCTTCACAGCATCCTCCCACGGTCAGAGGGGCTAATCACATATATTTATAGCAAGCTTGCGCTCCCATGTCCAATTCCAATGAGGATGCCATAATTCGGGGAAAACCCCACATATAATGGACCAGATGGTCACAATTTTGATTTGCTCAGTTATTGCATTGTGTTTAGTCTGGGTAGAAAAAGGTAGTGCAACTGTAATGGCAAAATGTAAAATGTCGTTTGACCATATGCAGTAAGTTGGAGACAGGAGATAGAGAAAACTCAGTTTAATATGTTGGTAGAAGTTTCATCATAACTAAGATGAAAAAGTTGTGAAATTGtcaaatttacatgttttcacaacaacaacaaaatgaagataTGAGTAGCAACCATACATGCCAATAACATGAGATTATGATGTCATGGTACAAATATGTTGTATGTAAGTAACAAGTCTCTGTGTGACCTATACACAAATCTTCACTAAATTTTTTTGACATAATATGttcaattaaaagaaaaagtgtgTTGTATGCATCACAAATTCTCTTTGAATGTCTAAAAGTCTGAGAATGGTTTTACAGTCTGGATACTGTAGTTTGTggcatttttgtatttctttaaaatAGTACAAAAATATCTTGTAATATAACATGTTTGACCAGCATAACTACATTAAATTTCAAAGTTGCATCAAATCTGTGTCATTCTGgtaaccatatttttttttatgttcccATAgtgatttcatgaaataaagaaaggaaaatacgATATTACATCATAcattttgaggattttgagagaCCAACATCAAAATGGATTTCAGGGGATTTTATCAATTACTTCGACTGCCTAATGCAGATAATATAATTGGCAACTGTTGTCGGGTCATGCCTTTATGCCAAAGTGTAGTGCTGGTGCACACAGTGCATTATGTCAGTAAATGACTGTTCAGCTTGATTTTTAACCTTGAAAATTTGAAGCTAGCTTTTAAAGGATTGGAAATATGGGTATCTTTATGAATGAAATTACTCTGTTCCTGTGAGAACAAGATTAGTAAATGGTCAAGTGAGAATATTAAATAGCGCATGCCATCACCATATCATAGTGACATCAGAAATGCTGGTACTGACAGTGCTTTTACTTGGGTTACTTGCATGGCATCATGCATAGAGCAAGGAAATTGCATATTAATGGCCTAGTTACAGGTAATATTGTTGAAACTGTGAAggttgatatttttgtgcaattaataTTTTGTGATGAGCGGCTCAAAACATGTTTACGGATTCACAAATTCACACTGCacaattgtcaacccattcaagATGTGCAGAGAAGATTGCAAAGATATTTTTGTGGGTCTTAGAATTGGTGTTAGCAAAAAGTAGCgcaaatgacaaaaatttccgcatgtacagtacatggcAATCCTTTGTTTTCTGAGATTTCTTGTGCTGAGAGCTTCATCAGAAATAATTGACTAAGATCAAGGTTTGAAAGCCATGCAACCTTTTCAGAGAAGGATACCTTAGGAGGGATATGAAAAATCTCAGCCTTTTTtcttacaaatttaatttgtaccTATTGTAGCTGGCAGGCAAATATTTTAGACATCTCCAAAAATTGTCAGCCAACCAAGTGACTAGTCTCCAACATGCACACAATACAAGATCTACATATACTTATCTTTTAACCTGATAGTATAGAGTGTTTGATTGTATACAGTCCAATGGTGAAGCTGTAGCTCTGCACTATTTTCCTTCATTAGACAATCTTGCTTTATACCCCCATTTCACAGAGACTTTTTCTCACTGGTCACtgtcggaagcaaagtttgttgcttcCAGCCGCTCACCAAGGTGTATCGGATCGCAGACTGATGAATCCTGTTTGTGTTTGTCGACCATCAGgccagtgtcagacatgtcgcaCGTGATCCTCATCGGACTATCTTGCCTTAGTGGATTACCAcccgacatgtctgacactgacctgatagtcgaccaacacagGCCTATATTTGGATAGCCCTTCTCCGCAATGTCAGCAGCCTGTCTCTGGTTGATAGAGGGGTCTAGGAacaatgatacaatatacaAGCCTTGCAACAAATTCATACAATTTTACGtgcaagtaaaacaaaatatcaaaattaccACAACAAAGTAGGGAAATACAGAGAAGTAAACAGAAGGCATAGTTAAACTGCTATCTGATTGATTTCTAAAGTGGAGTAGAAAATATGATTGagttaaaaaaatgattgaGTACCACCTTTGTGGGATTATTGCGTCGAGTAGCAGGTAAAAAGAATGGATACTAAACACCTTTTCGCCTGCCGTCTCGACTTCCTATCACGTTCACCGCCCTTGTGCGGCACACCAGTGTCTCTCGCCTAGCCATCATCATTAAGATTGTTCAATCTGTCAACCTGTTGCATGGCAACTGCGATCATCATGTCAGGTGCCTGATGCTATCCATTTGGAAATTAGATTGTGCTGGAGCAGTGTTTGACTGGATAGCTCACACGTGGGTGTTAGTCTGTGCATTCTAGTCTGCAGATTTTGCTTCAATGCAGAAAGTGTTGCGATATTGTGACAAAACCAATTTAATGCTGTCATTCCAGTGGTGAGATGAAATTGTGTGTACTGTAGAGACTATATTTGTGTCAGTCTGTATTGAGCAGTATGTGGATCTAATAATACTTTGCTGGAGTGAAAATTAGGCGTGAGCAGTGCTCAGTGACTGAATAGATTGTCTGAAGTGGCCTTAAAGCCGGGCAATAGTTCACCATTATTGCTTGTCGTTGTATAGCGATTTAGAAAGTAATTAGGTTCACAATTTGTATGGATACTAGCGGTGTTGtggaatttgatttgattctaaTCGCTACTTTAATTTGGCTTTGAAAATTCAGTTGTCATCGTGCAAACCAAATATGGAGGGAAATGGGATTAAAGGGGCAGTACATGGAGTGTTGGTGGTTTTGATAAAGAGTTGCTACTGTAGGTGCCATGTATTTTGTGGACGTaatattttgtgaatctggAGTTGTAAGGCAGTTTAGCCAGTGGTTGAATTCATGAGCGGGAAACCATCTTTCAGCATAACGTGGTAGATTTGTGATCAGGAAAGACTTGGAAGGAATGCAAAACAGTTGTGATTTTGTTGACTAAGGAGGTAACTGAGCAATTTCATATTGAAAACATGAAAGGGGCCTGCAGCATGTACAGAGCTTGATTATTTGTTATATACCTCATATggaatcctctcatctgattggttgaaagcggtgtcatgaaaatagctgtgccccatttttgatttactgtgcccggcaccggggcacagtaaatcaactgtgccctgtaaataggtttggagacagtcgcaaccccgtacacataTATGTACGcgccaatgatacgaccgccgcgcattTGATCAgtgtgctgtaaaagagactagcggtCACTGTGCCCTGTAGATAAGTacgtttggagacagtcgcaaccccgtacaccACTACACTGTACACATAGATGATcactcatatacatgtataatgtacgcaccaatgatacgaccgccgcgctgtcgataCGCATTGATTAcaagtgctgtaaaagagactagaatctatattttcggtatctatatttcggaatctatattttcggtatataaaacaaataatgactgcttgatattcggggcacagttaaaattatgtaggccctcggtgatgtgaaaaccataaccatgccctcagcttcgcttcgggcatagttacagttttcacatcaccttgggcccataattttaactgtgcccctcatagcagtcattatttgtatactgtggcattttgtatcaaaatgtaccCTTTGAAATCAAGGAAATAGAGTTTGCCTGATCTGTTGTTTTCAAAATGAAACTCAAAACCTATTTATTGCAAGAACAGAACTGATGAAATATGATTGCGGATTATTTGTGCTCGTAGTCGAttgatatgttttttgttgttttgttgtttgcgCTTTTTTAGAAACATTATCATCTTAAGTGCTATATACAGCGTAGATAttccatattattatcattattgttattattattattgttatcattatcattgttgtttacAACCATTTATTTGAAGGGCATAGCATTTTGCAAATAATGTAAAAAGACTTGTAAGACAGCTTGGTGAGAGGTTAGATATGCACTCAGGAACATCAGTAACAGAATTCAAAATATGTATCATCCCTTCAAAAGatgcaaatttaatgatttctcACATTGGAGACAATATATCAGTTTTTTGTGTAATGGGAGGCATTGTTTTAGTGTGTGGTTGATTTTtggaattcaatgttttgtgaaaatttgtgaaaatgctGCAAAACATATTATGTCACATACGGTATGTTACCAGTTTGAAGTTCATGCAGTATGGCATTTATAGAAATATGCCGCAGAGGCTCCAGAGAATTGACCATGAAAACGTACATCAAAGCTGGTAACGTTAGCCGTGACATTTTGGACTACGGTGTATTTTACCATGAAGAGACATTTCCGATCAAGtaacaagtactgtaaaactaaTGAGCTAATGAATATAATgtatcttttttcattttccaattCTCAACCTCTCTGCACAGATGCTATCATTAACACTTGAAGCATGACAGCAGGTGTGAGCTGAACATCCGGGCAAGACAGTTACCCCATCTACCGGCCCAGTCCCATCACACCTGTAGATTGCCACCAGCCACCCCAGGAGATCCACCCACCAGTCATGGGGTGCGGAAACTCCATGCAGGCCCACCAGGAGATGGGTAAATCTGAGAGAAGTGAGTACACTGGGCTTCATAAAAGTTCTGTAATGTGTGTGAAGGAGACAACTGGGAAGCGaggaaaatatgaagtttgattgcaaaaggAATTAACTCCATTCTTATtaaattgaaatgtatgtgattataccttttaaaaacaaataaactaatACATAAATATGGGGGTTTTCTATCAAACCTTCAAAAACATTCCTCGTTATGCAACAAATGAGGTATCGTGGGAAAGCTCTTATTTTGCTCTAGCAGATGACGGACTCACTTGAACAGGTATGAATATGATACTTAGTGGGTTTTGCGATCAaacttttcatttgttcttCAAGAGTGCTGTGAAACACAAAAGGAGAACAATTTGATTGCAGATGTATGTGTGATGGTGCACATTAGGTCATAAGAGTGTGCTATCAATTGAAATAATCACTTGAATTAAACCTTGTCAGAAGAAGTCTTTTGGTCACATTATTTCATATTGTGACATGtagaactagaaaagcactctgagagtgcagacctccgccaagcagctactttccaccgatgatcttgctttTCCCAAAGagttttttctcttcctcaccACTGCGTTATGGGGAAAAGTTCTCTGGGCTCTTtacttccatagagatcagtgatttccacccataggtatacatgctgggaaaaaaatcccaatatagaagcctttgttgcgtcataaaccctcagctgcgtggcacgccctagcagaaactagagcacgcactttagtgtgcacatgcaaacctcaaatatgcgcagccGGAACTCCCAtgttcattgaccctacttgCCAAAATGCCAAAAATCCTTCATCaaatcccccaaaattctcaaatcactaccaaaatttaatcatctgttacttgtatcattctaaaccctTCCTTCAAGTTTCCTCCAAATCCATTAACTACTTTTAAAGTTACTTTGCGCACGgacaaacgaacacacaaaccaacggtaacaaaaacataacctcctcccttggtggaggtaatagtGAGAATATTCTAAAGACCCCAAGGACTGTGCCTCTAATGCTGTATTCAATTCCTGTCTTAAAGCGTACTTGAAAGTGTAGCTTTCACATGAAAATTGTGAGGCAGTCATATCATAAACTGATTTAATTACCTAtgccaaggaggttatgtttttgtcggcattggtttgtttgtttgtctgtctgtttgtctgtctcctttgcaaaataatgcaaaaagcTGTGAacaaatttggatgaaacttacaaaAAGACTTGATAATGACGCAAGGAACAgttgatcaaattttggtagtggaTCTGGATAACTGTTTGGATCCAGGATACTTTTTATGACTTGTTTGTGAAGGGTTATCATTGACAGATACTTGGGCCAACAAACGAGGGAGTTTGAGCCGCTCATATTTTAGGTGTGCATATATGCACACTGAGCATGCACTTGAGGCACAGTGTGCAGAAAGCTGCTGATGACGCAGactctatggcccgaattcacgaaggtggtacaaatgaaaccatggtttaaaccatggacaaaaaccatggagcgccaagtgtcgcatggaatatttcgttacgaaatcagtcatttcgtcgatgaaatgattattttgtaaagaaatgacaacattttgtgaacatttcgtccacgaaatgataatttctttagcgaaacagtcattttgtcgacgaaatgaccaatttcgtaacgaaatattccgtttgacacttggcgctccatggtttttgtccatggtttagaccatggttttgtttgtaccaccttcgtgaattcgggccttagagACAAAGCACAAAAGCTTCTTTATCATTGGGAAATAAgggtgattttcagcatgctcGTATGGGTGGAAaggagctgcttggcggaggtctgcactctgtGAGTGCTCTTCTAGTTTGCATTTATTTATAAGGTTATAGCTGATGACATTTTTTATGAAGGCATAAAATGAAACTtttaaatttcatgaatttcttacTTTTTGCGTAATTCTGATAGAACTCTTGCTACTTtgttatgcctctgccacgaagtggtgccggaggcagtatgttttcgggttgtccgtccgtccttccgtccgtccttccgtccgtctgtaatgatttttgtggacagcgtaactaaaaaaccttttgagttatcctaatgaaacttggcatgtatgtgcattagggggtgaagttgtgcctatcaacttttgggtgcacatgctcaaggtcaaaggtaaaaaaaaagtcaaggtcaaatgtttagaatttcactatttcccccatatctatgcaatgcctgaagatattgtcttgaaacttagtgtatacatgtattacccaattaagattctcttatgaaagtttggggtcatgaggtcaaaggtcaaaggcaaaaaggtcaagtgaaaatgttaaaatttcactttttttccgtatcttggaaa is a window encoding:
- the LOC140235430 gene encoding uncharacterized protein gives rise to the protein MSRPKTPDIAKMANTVPRFDEEDVDSFFFSFERIARNLEWEKKYWSMIVQQKLTGKAHSVVSALSDGEANDYDTVKEAVLLAYQLVPEAYRQKFRGYRRGSRQTYVEFQREKEIMFDRWVRSMKVDLTYENLREIVLMEEFKKSTPPDLRTYLEDRRVHDVKSAAVTADQYELTHKSQCTSRKLKNSSMNSQKYFQHVLSQGFEQVKQSVRERSLKVKFLLVTHSLER